A stretch of Besnoitia besnoiti strain Bb-Ger1 chromosome III, whole genome shotgun sequence DNA encodes these proteins:
- a CDS encoding hypothetical protein (encoded by transcript BESB_046910) yields MEGHAAHFHAEFLSQGARDAGVLSSRLRWGVFAHLVEPTRFDNARDLEVPLRPGTAPEEETVPSPGEPHTSIRSASARRFNELASAAGGATRRNEPLRDATGAHMEGETLHDRGRRNSRENQFLSEEDGVGESGDAGGFLSAKGDDRSVSSSGRAHRAPGGREAPRDAGVSGPACPCGGEAEDNWQLHRVGEEWLPEEGLEFDVPSYDSQELPASVSYPLHMRGSPPASHVRERSPRAACSEHPAAPSPRQPRSRSPGSSRASSSSPSQQPHSVPCGRGPLPHHGGGSPASGPQASEYHRASAPAALRGDEEFISSQPVPRLSAAPARAPADNAAWGVSPQPRPSSAVSSSARVSGVSSTSLAARAEARRREQQMQLWERLQEVRREKKQVFDLLRELDGKCIETLCPSRPQSARSARGALPRQAWRSAPSAQRGRETPSSSANDRSVTRGACDAWARDRRRSHLSALLDEECFSLADRRPLRRSCSARSLRRPSGEASPRLPWPDARRGGGDGERRRASTGRGARGAESASFVSGYTVRDLKELVFPAKPKKRKPWDDSLSDLSRYRASPAELLSRRLRSTSPHAAVAAAEYRMRLHLMEQDLRPFIEEYKLQDCPGALQEEEERLIREARLELFRRQRASVAASICSSTSARCRRSDGERGGGDSPAGAAARGATSCCAVVGRRPAAAQQAAPARPHSAGGVSSVRGPCRGQDGGRRGDTRAAEGAARRVSPRGAASCRLSRPRPCVCSKCGVATDTAAAGDDAAPGALSVYPPPPVARTTQLSRRLQQHHSYVAPRLSKASSSSLRRGGEAPGAAGRSSPAGADEREIRPRVANIEVEVRRTPDGPVCTGVWTNPPLRRACGLTDLEPESGRLVPGGETLRRSAAPAPTSPEGGDGARAPDAPREGRRSPAGLAYAMDVQGQLKLLDEIAAQLDCLDATFPCDVGPGCRRATFPAPGAPRSAANSPSAAVEQSCATAYGQTLPRRPPGGRPVLGESLSSGEEEGSAPPRPAALPDASSPSRVLAAANGDGDAARGDGESDRQGQLEEIQRQLQGMQQQLGDHHRLWLFPPFSASYTQAADLAPVGGSPPHSTAAPSLENEADAACRRGSASALANVYRASVAGGGAELTLSQSARIRHAISSASSLSSVIREQSEALQGECADVVEQLKHQQERMQHHLQGYFPSLLQPAAPAGDSAVPVPHGGGASVSTRGSGYNDLGGDAGRQPRRVAAAKASLETPASQNKPLQRRGRLPAWGGREALVKSNARDAANNRRSRELRTVPAARPAALGPCFIKTVGGLHVSVQSSEERAVMAGGEESRIVAIDVQLQRAKPGAPFEAAPGADENSNPQRGLQLRPELVLSAEPEVRQKNLMHR; encoded by the coding sequence ATGGAAGGGCACGCAGCCCATTTCCACGCGGAGTTCCTCTCGCAAGGCGCGAGGGACGCTGGcgtgctttcttctcgcctcagATGGGGTGTCTTTGCGCACCTTGTGGAGCCCACGCGCTTCGACAACGCGCGCGACCTCGAGGTCCCCCTGCGGCCCGGCACCGCCCCTGAGGAGGAGACAGTCCCTTCGCCGGGAGAACCCCACACTAGCATCCGCTCGGCGAGCGCTCGCAGGTTCAACGAACTCGCTTcggccgccggaggcgccacACGGCGCAACGAACCCCTCCGCGACGCGACAGGGGCCCATATggaaggcgagacgctgcACGATAGAGGCCGCAGGAACTCTCGGGAAAACCAATTTTTATCAGAAGAGGACGGGGTGGGggaaagcggagacgcaggcggcttcCTTTCCGCTAAAGGGGACGACCGGAGCGTCTCGTCGTCTGGACGCGCCCACAGAGCTcctggagggcgagaggcgccccGCGACGCGGGGGTATCAGGGCCTGCCTGTCCGTgtggaggagaggcagaagacaaCTGGCAGCTGCATCGCGTGGGTGAGGAGTGGCTGCCTGAAGAGGGGCTGGAGTTCGATGTCCCGTCGTATGATTCGCAAGAGCTTCCCGCCTCTGTTTCGTATCCATTGCACATGCGGGGCTCTCCTCCAGCCTCCCACGTCCGCGagcgttcgccgcgcgcggcctgcagcgaaCACCCagctgcgccctcgcctcgaCAGCCGCGTTCGCGGAGCCCTGGATCCTCTcgggcgtcctcctcctctccatcGCAGCAGCCCCACTCTGTTCCCTGCGGAAGGGGCCCTTTGCCTCATCACGGCGGCGGGAGTCCTGCGTCCGGGCCACAGGCCTCGGAGTATcaccgcgcgtcggcgccagcagctcttcggggcgacgaggaatTCATCTCCTCGCAGCCcgtgccgcgtctctctgcggcgccggcgcgagctccGGCGGACAACGCCGCGTGGGGCGTGTCTCCACAGCCCCGCCCCAGCTCGGcagtctcctcctctgcgcgggTATCCGGGGTCTCCTCCACCTcgcttgcggcgcgcgccgaggcccggaggcgcgagcagcagatgcagctcTGGGAGCGCTTGCAGGAAGtgcggcgagagaagaagcaggtCTTTGACCTTCTTCGGGAGCTCGATGGGAAGTGCATCGAGACGCTATGCCCCTCGAGGCCGCAGTCCGCTCGGagcgcgcggggggcgctCCCGCGACAGGCCTGGAGGAGTGCGCCCAGCGCCCAACGAGGCCGGGAGACGCCGAGCTCTTCGGCGAACGACCGCTCTGTCACCagaggcgcgtgcgacgcctgggcgcgcgacagacgccgcagccatctttccgcgctgctggacgaagagtgcttctctctcgctgacCGCCGACCTCTGCGAcgaagctgcagcgcacgGAGCCTCAGGAGGCCCTCAGGGGAGGCGAGTCCGCGGCTGCCCTGGCctgacgcccgccgcgggggaggcgatggagagaggcgcagagcctcaacaggccgcggcgcgcgcggcgcggagtctGCGTCTTTCGTCTCGGGTTACACGGTGAGAGACTTAAAGGAGCTCGTGTTTCCTGCCaagccgaagaagaggaagcctTGGGATGACTCGCTGAGCGATCTCTCCCGGtaccgcgcgtcgcccgcagaactcctctcgcggcgcctgagaagcacgtcgccgcacgccgctgtcgccgccgctgagtATCGAATGAGACTCCACCTGATGGAGCAGGATCTCCGACCTTTCATCGAGGAATACAAACTCCAGGACTGCCCAggggcgctgcaggaggaagaagagcgctTGATTCGtgaggcgcgcctcgagctgTTTCGGCGGCAAAGAGCCTCCGTGGCAGCCTCCATCTGCTCATCGACGTCAGCCAggtgccgccgcagcgacggcgaacgaGGCGGTGGAgactcgcctgcgggcgcggccgctcgaGGCGCCACCAGCTGCTGTGCGGTTGTCGGGCGTCGGCCCGCTGCAGCCCAACAGGCAGCACCAGCGCGACCCCACAGCGCCGGTGGTGTCTCTTCGGTACGGGGCCCATGCAGGGGACAggacggcgggcgacgaggagacacacgtgccgcggagggagctgcccgccgcgtctcgccacGGGGTGCAGCGTCgtgccgcctctctcgcccacGCCCCTGCGTCTGCTCCAAATGCGGAGTAGCCACAGACaccgctgctgcgggcgatgacgccgcgccgggcgctCTCAGTGTCTATCCGCCGCCACCTGTGGCGAGGACGACTCAGCTCTCTCGGCGGCTCCAACAGCATCACTCGTACGTGGCGCCGAGGCTCTCgaaggcctcctcgtcgtcgctgcggcgcgggggggaggcgcccggcgccgctgggAGGTCGTctcctgccggcgccgaTGAGAGGGAAAtccgcccgcgcgtcgcgaaCATCGAAGTCGAAGTGCGGAGAACGCCGGACGGACCAGTGTGCACGGGTGTGTGGACGAACCCGCCcctccgtcgcgcctgcggactcACCGATTTGGAGCCGGAGAGCGGGCGGCTAGTGcctggaggcgagacgcTCCGGCGGTCTGCCGCCCCTGCACCGACGAGCccagagggaggagacggggctcgcgcgcctgacGCGCCTCGGGAgggtcgccgcagccccgcgggGCTCGCCTACGCGATGGACGTCCAGGGGCAGCTGAAGCTTTTGGATGAAATCGCCGCTCAGCTCGACTGCCTTGACGCCACCTTCCCCTGCGACGTTGGTCCTGGCTGCCGCCGTGCTACGTTTCCAGCGCCGGGGGCGCCTCGGAGCGCCGCGAACAGTCCGTCTGCAGCAGTCGAGCAATCCTGCGCGACGGCATACGGCCAAACACTCCCTCGCCGACCGCCAGGCGGCCGCCCCGTCCTTGGAGAGAGTCTCTCgtcgggagaggaggaaggctccgcgccgcctcgccccgccgcgctccccgacgcgtcttctccgtcgcgggTTTTAGCGGCGGCGAatggagacggcgacgcagcgcgaggagacggcgagagcgatcGGCAGGGGCAGTTAGAAGagatccagaggcaactccagggcatgcagcagcagcttggTGACCACCATCGTCTGTGGCTGTTTCCTCCGTTCTCGGCCTCCTACACACAGGCTGCAGATCTGGCGCCTGTCGGCGGGTCTCCTCCACATTCTACGGCTGCCCCTTCGTTGGAGAATGAGGCGGATGCAgcgtgccgccgcggctctgcgtcggctCTGGCGAACGTCTACCGTGCTTCCgtggcgggaggcggcgcagaactGACTCTCTCGCAAAGTGCCCGCATAAGGCATGCGatctcttctgcttcgagTCTGAGTTCTGTCATTCGGGAGCAATCCGAGGCCCTGCAGGGGGAGTGTGCGGACGTCGTTGAGCAGCTGAAACACCAGCaggagcgcatgcagcaccaCCTTCAAGGTTACtttccctctctgctgcagcctgcGGCTCCGGCGGGTGATTCCGCAGTTCCCGTGCCTCACGGGGGAGGGGCCTCAGTGAGTACACGCGGAAGCGGCTACAATGACCTCGGGGGAGACGCagggaggcagccgcggagagtGGCGGCCGCAAAGGCTTCTCTTGAGACTCCTGCTTCGCAGAACAAGcccctgcagaggcgcggccgcctcccgGCGTGGGGCGGGCGGGAGGCGCTTGTAAAGTCGAATGCtagagacgcggcgaacaATAGGCGCTCGCGAGAGCTCCGCACTGTCCCGGCTGCCAGACCCGCTGCGCTGGGGCCCTGCTTCATCAAGACCGTTGGAGGCTTGCACGTCTCGGTGCAGAGCTCCGAGGAGCGAGCAGTGATggcggggggagaggagagccGAATCGTCGCCATCGATGTGCAGCTCCAACGTGCGAAGCCAGGTGCGCCCTTCGAGGCCGCCCCCGGGGCCGATGAGAACTCAAATCCGCAGAGAGGTTTGCAGCTTAGACCCGAGCTTGTGCTGTCAGCGGAGCCTGAAGTCAGGCAGAAAAACCTCATGCACCGCTAG
- a CDS encoding hypothetical protein (encoded by transcript BESB_046920): MDTAKPKRAGRRRAVLGVRGEEKKEEPRRASRHENALDASLFVSPLRLTEWERDPLSLFQDCGGKEEEAGRRLEVFGARPSPRALASAFSPRSQDGGKTKRRRKPSAGAAVSSRDSSSSRLKRSESKAFHKPAAVRKPRLQLRHPSSSSSAENISVDASPFSPTSYFPHSRPPPAEETSSVFSPLPLVAPSSSSCRSSSHCSSPSSSCSPSALISSGNLPSSPLTAHDRRLRKAEKGEGEEGFFRARSPTRLLRRLSLKGDSSKSCETLYAVSPTSKALAAAKEGLAEEISPSPAGRREEPGRLRSGSGRGLTRLFSSPWALPWRSREGKALSGAPALQRVRNEEVKKRGRNRSLPPLRASETWQRSASLSPTARLQSLSPSSAAPLAKARDLWRRLSRARSAGAASWAPPGSAPAVGGEGDCPGGAQSGARLSASEVNSGRARSWTHGEAKLYESHFKAGEPEGDRANTAASAGASSCGRYQSLPTRDTFGSPLPCSFPLPIFATTGRPGALGGLSSVSDEGLWKATAWGGDSTPDSLCFASLPGGLEDDLKKQGGSTFSSSSTLAYTTCVQSLEEDLVGATQPLDGGRNGERSGALRRGSSEDATLGCVSTGFLAHRASLSLSPRFLSAEEEAPKGRCAVALNRNRYDGISPSLLRSLSPEPIRRGASAAIHCPLQSSAVPGEPGQSAAPSAVAAAAQDSADRPSGSVRSRDDAAPSADAIETELGAQAEALQEEGSQAQQDEERDARVARLQAAMVALWSLQGDEEALRFLSRQASQFLAAGRRGAAEEAAGAACSTPKADETSSGEEATSARLSGAVAVTGASEANTLAPGALTGETAAEGLPHSSECAALRRSFETVSRALSSPACLSACPSSLSDEPTARRKDRKEGAGCDDGVQAVSSLPTRAVSVGCSHPHSSSAVLKGSGREASASCALLSTTGAKPGDPVHKPVAAVAAQRDIRRASWPSGDPRKSPTAGRRRAATTGDDLFRECQAGRTGGDGGERARGDAKERSLGGRELYARAPNGGKDGGDGQQGRATETTRTGEADKGESPAEKEAEELTVYVMSAVQSAMSRPGTAYGGRRTEDASCSRGQPKEEERTVRLYRLLLQLQSLADTLRATIGEQDPDSVPQEAESAAEPGTESATRKAPRGAGLQTAGHVGVEQGRTAGSRPPQRAVSSPLPQAYTKDLEAVSPTLQLQGEQEKKDNFFLAQASTAPPPQTASPAKVCQANVCVQTDNSTTHGSLESPQSCKGILDSPSSLPSRDIGKRVPHVSASARSPSLPSSTVGGKDPPSSKTSGKPPGPPPGAGKPPGPPPGAGKPPGPPPGAGKPPGPPPGAGKPPGPPPGAGKPPGPPPGAGKPPGPPPGAGKPPGPPPGAGKPPGPPPGAGKPPGPPPGAGKPPGPPPGAGKPPGPPPGAGKPPGPPPGAGKPPGPPPGAGKPPGPPPGAGKPPGPPPGAGKPPGPPPGAGKAPGPPPGKAPGPPPSAANAEPSGRSAVAAKNASLPPGAGKAPGGKGPPPSKKAPGGRDPHRGAAKARL; this comes from the coding sequence ATGGACACTGCGAAGCCCAAGCGCGcgggtcggcggcgcgcggttcTTGGCGTacgaggcgaagagaagaaggaggagccgaggcgcgcgtctaGGCACGAGAATGCGCTCGAcgcctcgctcttcgtctctccgctgAGGCTGACGGAGTGGGAGCGCgaccctctgtctctgtttcaggactgcggcggcaaagaggaggaagcggggCGCAGGTTAGAGGTGTTTGGCGCTCGGccctcgccccgcgcgtTGGCGTCGGCCTTCTCTCCGAGAAGCCAAGACGGCGGGAAGAccaagcggaggcgaaaaccgtccgccggcgccgcagtctcTTCCCGCgattcctcgtcttctcgtcTGAAGCGCAGCGAAAGTAAAGCCTTTCACAAGCCCGCTGCTGTTCGTAAACCCCGTCTCCAACTTCGTcatccttcttcctcttcttctgccgaAAATATCTCCGTCGATGCTTCTCCATTCTCTCCCACGTCCTACTTTCCTCActctcggccgccgcccgctgaGGAGACTTCTTCGGTTTTCTCTCCACTTCCTCTCGTCGctccctcttcgtcgtcttgcCGGTCTTCCTCTCACTGCTCGTCACCGTCTTCGTCTTGCTCCCCTTCTGCGCTGATTTCTTCCGGTAActtgccttcttcgcccttGACAGCGCATGACCGCCGGCTGAGAAAGGCAGagaaaggcgaaggagaagagggaTTCTTTCGAGCCCGCTCCCCCAcgcggcttctgcggagACTGTCCCTGAAAGGCGACTCCTCGAAATCATGTGAAACGTTGTACGCCGTCTCGCCCACATCCAaggctctcgcggccgccaaAGAAGGGCTCGCAGAGGAGATCTCGCCCTCCCCCGCGGGTCGCCGTGAGGAGCCCGGAAGGCTGCGCTCCGGATCCGGACGGGGACTgacgcgtctcttctcgtctcCCTGGGCTCTTccgtggcgctcgcgggaAGGCAAGGCGTtgtcgggcgcgccggcactTCAGCGAGTGCGAAATGAAGAGGTCAAGAAACGGGGCAGAAAccggtcgctgccgccgctgcgcgcgagcgagactTGGCAGAGgagcgcgtctctctctcccacggcgcgcctgcagtcgttatcgccctcgtctgcggctccgctCGCGAAAGCTCGCGACCTCTGGCGTCGCCTCAGCAGAGCcaggagcgccggcgcggcctcgtggGCGCCTCCTGGCTCAGCCCccgcggtcggaggcgagggagactgCCCAGGAGGCGCACAGAGCGGCGCacgcctctcggcgtcggAGGTCAACTCCGGGCGCGCCCGATCGTGGACCCATGGGGAGGCGAAGTTGTACGAGTCGCACTTCAAGGCCGGAGAGCCcgagggcgaccgcgcgaacaccgccgcgtccgcaggGGCTTCATCCTGCGGTCGGTACCAGTCTCTCCCCACGAGGGACACTTTCGGCTCGCCTCTCCCGTGCTCGTTTCCGTTGCCAATCTTCGCGACGACTGGCCGTCCTGGAGCCCTCGGGGGTCTGTCGTCTGTCTCCGACGAGGGGCTCTGGAAAGCGACCGCGTGGGGCGGGGACTCGACTCCGGACTCTCtgtgcttcgcctcgcttcccGGGGGGTTGGAGGACGATCTGAAAAAGCAAGGAGGGAGCAcgttcagcagcagcagcacgctgGCGTACACGACATGCGTCCAGTCGCTCGAGGAAGACCTCGTcggggcgacgcagccccTCGACGGAGGCCGAAACGGCGAGCGAAGTGGGGCCCTGAGACGCGGCTCGAGTGAGGACGCAACCCTTGGTTGCGTCTCCACAGGCTTCCTCGCGCatcgcgcgtctctgtctctctcgcctcgctttctgtccgcggaggaagaggcgcccAAGGGCAGGTGTGCTGTCGCGCTCAATAGAAATCGGTACGATGGCATTAgcccttctcttctccgaTCTCTCTCGCCCGAGCCCATCCGCAGGGGGGCGTCTGCTGCCATCCACTGTCCGCTCCAGTCCTCGGCGGTCCCCGGCGAGCCGGGTcagtctgctgcgccgtccgcagtcgcagctgcagcccaAGACTCGGCCGACAGGCCCAGCGGCTCTGTCCGCTCcagagacgacgccgcaCCCTCTGCGGACGCGATCGAGACCGAGTTGGGGGcccaggcggaggcgcttcaAGAAGAAGGGAGCCAGGCTCAGCAGgacgaagagcgagacgcacgcgTTGCGCGGCTCCAAGCGGCCATGGTGGCGCTGTGGTCGCTGCAGGGGGACGAAGAGGCCCTGCGGTTTCTGTCGAGGCAAGCGTCGCAGTTCCTGGCagccggtcgccgcggcgcagccgaggaggcggcaggcgcggcgtgcagcaCCCCGAAAGCAGACGAGACCTCAAGTGGGGAAGAGGCgacgtctgcgcgcctctctggcgCGGTGGCGGTGACCGGCGCGTCGGAGGCGAATACTCTGGCGCCGGGGGCACTCACGGGGGAAACGGCAGCGGAGGGCCTGCCTCATTCGTCTGAgtgtgcggcgctgcggaggagctTTGAAACCGTGTCGAGAGCCCTCTCGTCGCCGGCCTGCCTTTCCGCGTGCCCATCCTCCCTCTCGGACGAGCCGACTGCGCGTAGGAAGGACCGAAAGGAGGGCGCCGGCTGTGACGACGGAGTCCAGGCAGTTTCATCTCTGCCGACGAGAGCCGTGTCGGTCGGCTGTTCGCATCCCCactcgtcttccgccgttCTCAAGGgaagcgggcgcgaggcgtctgcgtcgtgcgCGCTTCTTTCCACGACGGGCGCAAAGCCCGGCGACCCCGTACACAAACCCGtcgcggcggtcgctgcgcAAAGAGACATCCGGCGAGCTTCCTGGCCGTCGGGGGACCCTCGAAAGAGTCCAACGGCGGGCCGTCGAAGGGCTGCAACAACGGGCGACGACCTCTTCAGGGAGTGTCAAGCTGGTCGCACCGGCGGGGATGGCGGCgaacgcgctcgcggagacgcgaaggagaggagtTTGGGTGGGCGGGAGTTATATGCGAGGGCCCCGAACGGGGGGAAGGACGGGGGCGACGGACAGCAGGGGCGAGCGACtgagacgacgcggacagGGGAGGCAGACAAGGGGGAGAGCCCAGCAGaaaaggaggcggaggagctgaCTGTTTACGTGATGTCCGCTGTGCAGAGCGCCATGTCGAGGCCGGGGACGGCCtacggagggaggcgaacaGAAGACGCGAGCTGCTCCCGAGGGCAGCCCAAAGAGGAGGAACGCACTGTGCGGCTGTatcgccttctcctccagCTTCAGAGCCTTGCGGACACGCTCAGGGCAACCATTGGCGAGCAGGACCCAGACAGTgtgccgcaggaggcggaaaGCGCTGCAGAGCCCGGGACCGAATCGGCGACaaggaaggcgccgcgaggtgCGGGACTGCAGACCGCTGGCCATGTTGGGGTCGAGCAGGGCCGAACGGCGGGCAGCCGTCCCCCTCAAAGGGCGGTGTCCTCTCCCCTGCCCCAGGCGTATACGAAGGACCTAGAGGCTGTCTCACCGACTCTTCAACTCCAAGGCGAgcaagagaagaaagacaacttcttcctcgcgcaggcctcaactgcgcctcctccacagACGGCTTCACCTGCGAAGGTGTGCCAGGCAAATGTCTGCGTACAAACAGACAACAGTACTACTCATGGCTCTCTGGAATCTCCGCAGTCGTGCAAGGGTATTCTAgactctccttcttctcttccttcCCGTGATATCGGAAAACGCGTTCCACATGTCAGTGCCTCAGCTAGATCTCCGTCTTTGCCTTCCTCCACCGTTGGAGGGAAGGATCCTCCTTCATCAAAAACCTCAGGAAAGCCGCCGGGGCCTCCGCCTGGTGCTGGTAAACCCCCGGGGCCTCCGCCTGGTGCTGGTAAACCCCCGGGGCCTCCGCCTGGTGCTGGTAAACCCCCCGGTCCTCCACCTGGTGCTGGTAAACCCCCCGGTCCTCCACCTGGTGCTGGTAAACCCCCCGGTCCTCCACCTGGTGCTGGTAAACCCCCCGGTCCTCCACCTGGTGCTGGTAAACCCCCGGGGCCTCCGCCTGGTGCTGGTAAACCCCCCGGTCCTCCACCTGGTGCTGGTAAACCCCCCGGTCCTCCACCTGGTGCTGGTAAACCCCCCGGTCCTCCACCTGGTGCTGGTAAACCCCCCGGTCCTCCACCTGGTGCTGGTAAACCCCCCGGTCCTCCACCTGGTGCTGGTAAACCCCCGGGGCCTCCGCCTGGTGCTGGTAAACCCCCCGGTCCTCCACCTGGTGCTGGTAAACCCCCCGGTCCTCCACCTGGTGCTGGTAAACCCCCCGGTCCTCCACCTGGTGCAGGCAAAGCCCCTGGCCCCCCTCCTGGAAAGGCCCCGGGTCCCCCTCCGAGCGCTGCAAACGCGGAGCCGAGTGGACGCTCTGCTGTAGCAGCGAAGAATGCATCTTTGCCGCCTGGGGCCGGcaaggcgcctggcggcaaAGGGCCACCTCCGTCGAAGAAAGCCCCCGGGGGAAGGGACCCCCACCGGGGGGCGGCAAAGGCCCGCCTTTAG